One part of the Sebastes fasciatus isolate fSebFas1 chromosome 8, fSebFas1.pri, whole genome shotgun sequence genome encodes these proteins:
- the LOC141772128 gene encoding uncharacterized protein LOC141772128 encodes MASPLSCSPVLSPSPALPCSPVLSPSPALPCSVCLMFSYSSASFRANGTCIRCSAFAALEARVSELEARFCTLALASSVVSQPLAGADRPSLASASRPPATPEQPGGWVTVRRTHSRTLKPTVNHQPLHVSNRYSPLSDTPAEKPTLVIGSSILRNVKLAKPAAIVNCIPGARAGDIESVLKLLAKDKRKYSKIVIHVGGNDTRLRRSEVTKVNVQSVCAYAKTMSDSVVFSGPLPNLTSDDMYSRMKSFHSWLSWWCPANDVGFIDNWNPFWGIPGLIRRDGIHPTLDGAALLSRNLTKIVGGTNP; translated from the coding sequence atggcttctcctctctcctgctctcctgttctctctccttctcctgctctcccctgctctcctgttctctctccctctcctgctctcccctgctctgtgtgtcttatgtttagttattcctctgcctcctttagagctaatggtacatgtattaGGTGTAGTGCATTCGCTGCATTAGAGGCGAGGGTTAGCGAGTTAGAAGCCCGGTTCTGCACTTTAGCTTTAGCTTCTTCTGTAGTTAGCCAGCCCCTAGCCGGTGCAGACCGGCCAAGCTTAGCTTCTGCTAGCCGTCCCCCGGCAACCCCCGAGCAGCCGGGAGGCTGGGTGACTGTCCGAAGGACGCATAGTCGTACCCTGAAGCCCACGGTTAACCACCAACCACTTCACGTTTCTAACAGATATTCCCCTCTCAGCgacacacccgctgagaaaccaactctggttatcggcagctccattttgcggaacgtgaagttagcgaagccagctgccatagttaattgcatcccgggggccagagcgggcgacattgaatccgttttgaaactgctggctaaggataaacgtaaatacagtaagattgttattcacgtcggtggtaatgacacccggttacgtcgatcggaggtcactaaagttaatgtccaatcggtgtgtgcatatgcaaaaacaatgtcggactccgtagttttctctggtcccctccccaatttgaccagtgacgacatgtatagccgcatgaagtcattccacagctggctgtcgtggtggtgtccagcaaacgatgtgggcttcattgacaattggaaccctttctggggaattcctggtctgattaggagagacggcattcatcctactttggatggtgcggctctcttatccagaaatctgaccaagattgttggtggaacaaatccatga